The following are from one region of the Nicotiana tabacum cultivar K326 chromosome 3, ASM71507v2, whole genome shotgun sequence genome:
- the LOC107797654 gene encoding zeaxanthin epoxidase, chloroplastic, whose translation MYSTVFYNSVHPSTSVFSRKQLPLLISKDFPAELCHSLPCSRNLENGQIKKVKGAVKATIAEAPATIPTTDLKKVPQKKLKVLVAGGGIGGLVFALAAKKRGFEVLVFERDLSAIRGEGQYRGPIQIQSNALAALEAIDMDVAEDIMNAGCITGQRINGLVDGVSGNWYCKFDTFTPAVERGLPVTRVISRMTLQQILARAVGEDIIMNESNVVNFEDDVEKVTVTLEDGQQYSGDLLVGADGIRSKVRTNLFGPSDVTYSGYTCYTGIADFVPADIETVGYRVFLGHKQYFVSSDVGGGKMQWYAFHNEPAGGVDDPNGKKARLLKIFEGWCDNVIDLLVATDEDAILRRDIYDRPPTFNWGKGRVTLLGDSVHAMQPNLGQGGCMAIEDGYQLALELDKALSRSAESGTPVDIISSLRSYESSRKLRVGVIHGLARMAAIMASTYKAYLGVGLGPLSFLTKFRIPHPGRVGGRFFIDLGMPLMLSWVLGGNGEKLEGRIQHCRLSEKANDQLRNWFEDDDALERATDAEWLLLPAGNSNADLETLVLSRDENMPCTIGSVSHTNIPGKSVVIPLPQVSQMHARISYKGGAFFVTDLRSEHGTWITDNEGRRYRASPNFPTRFHPSDIIEFGSDKKAAFRVKVMKFPPKTAAKKEERQAVGAA comes from the exons ATGTATTCAACTGTGTTTTACAATTCAGTTCATCCATCCACTTCAGTTTTTTCAAGAAAGCAGCTGCCTTTAttgatctctaaggatttccctGCAGAATTGTGTCATTCTTTACCATGTAGTAGAAACTTGGAAAATGGTCAAATCAAGAAAGTCAAAGGAGCAGTAAAAGCCACAATAGCTGAAGCTCCAGCTACTATTCCTACAACTGATTTGAAAAAGGTTCCACAGAAGAAGTTGAAAGTACTAGTAGCAGGTGGTGGGATTGGAGGGTTAGTTTTTGCATTGGCTGCAAAGAAAAGGGGATTTGAGGTGTTGGTATTTGAGAGGGATTTAAGTGCTATTAGAGGAGAAGGGCAATATAGAGGACCAATTCAGATACAGAGCAATGCATTGGCTGCTTTGGAAGCAATTGACATGGATGTTGCTGAAGACATAATGAATGCTGGTTGCATCACTGGTCAAAGGATTAATGGTTTGGTTGATGGTGTCTCTGGTAACTG GTATTGCAAGTTTGATACGTTTACTCCAGCAGTGGAACGCGGACTTCCTGTGACAAGAGTCATCAGCCGCATGACTTTGCAGCAGATCCTTGCACGTGCTGTTGGGGAGGATATAATTATGAATGAAAGTAATGTAGTGAACTTTGAGGATGATGTTGAAAAG GTTACTGTGACTCTTGAGGATGGACAGCAGTATTCAGGTGATCTTCTGGTTGGTGCTGATGGCATAAGGTCTAAG GTAAGGACTAATTTGTTCGGACCCAGTGATGTAACTTACTCTGGCTACACTTGTTACACTGGAATTGCAGATTTTGTTCCTGCTGAtattgagacagttgg GTACCGAGTCTTTTTGGGCCACAAACAGTACTTTGTTTCTTCAGATGTGGGTGGAGGCAAGATGCAGTGGTATGCATTTCACAATGAACCAGCTGGCGGTGTGGATGATCCAAATG GTAAAAAGGCAAGATTGCTTAAAATATTTGAGGGGTGGTGTGACAATGTTATAGACCTATTAGTTGCTACAGATGAAGATGCAATTCTTCGACGTGACATCTATGATAGACCGCCAACCTTTAATTGGGGAAAAGGTCGTGTTACATTGCTTGGGGACTCTGTCCATGCTATGCAGCCTAATTTGGGTCAAGGGGGATGCATGGCCATAGAG GATGGCTATCAACTAGCACTGGAACTTGATAAAGCATTGAGCCGAAGTGCCGAGTCAGGAACCCCTGTGGATATCATCTCATCTTTAAGGAG CTATGAAAGTTCTAGAAAACTTCGAGTTGGAGTTATCCATGGACTGGCTAGAATGGCTGCAATCATGGCATCAACTTACAAGGCTTATCTTGGCGTCGGACTCGGTCCATTATCA TTTTTGACCAAGTTTAGGATACCACATcctggaagagttggtggaagaTTTTTTATTGACTTGGGAATGCCGCTTATGTTAAGCTGGGTTCTAGGAGGCAACGG TGAAAAGCTTGAAGGCAGAATACAACATTGCAGGCTATCTGAGAAA GCAAATGACCAATTGAGAAATTGGTTTGAAGATGATGATGCTTTAGAGCGTGCTACTGATGCAGA GTGGCTACTGCTTCCTGCTGGGAATAGCAATGCTGATTTAGAAACTCTTGTTTTAAGCAGAGATGAGAACATGCCTTGCACTATTGG GTCTGTCTCACATACAAACATTCCTGGAAAATCAGTAGTTATACCTTTGCCTCAG GTGTCCCAAATGCATGCCCGGATATCCTACAAAGGTGGAGCATTTTTTGTAACTGATTTACGAAGTGAACATGGTACCTGGATTACGGA TAACGAAGGCAGAAGATACCGAGCGTCTCCAAACTTTCCTACTCGCTTTCATCCGTCAGATATTATTGAATTTGGTTCTGATAAAAAG GCAGCATTTCGCGTAAAGGTAATGAAATTTCCTCCAAAAACTGCTGCAAAGAAGGAAGAGCGTCAAGCAGTGGGGGCAGCTTGA